CTGGCTGGGAGGTCTTTCCTCCTATCCAATGTCTTATGACTCGTTTTTTGCAGTGGAGCGAGAGATCCAATACCTAACTCTGAGTTACAGGAACAAGACAGTGACAGCTATAACTGGAGTGCCCAGGAACAACTCCTATACCCCCACATCTGATGTATGTGattcacaggaaaaaacaaaaatagcaaatcCACAAATTACAACAGCTAGATTTACAAAATCCGTTCATCCAAGGGTGGTGGAAGGCAGGAATGGGAGATTTGAGGGTAAATGGCACagggagaaaaacaaagtatTCAGATCATTCCAGACACAGGGGCTGGCAAAGGCTAGAAAATAGTTGCAGAAAAACCTGTGGTCCTTTCAGACTCACAGTGGTGTTAAAAATCCACATGTATTAAGAGATTCTGCCTTACGTGCACCAGAGACAATACTTCCAGTTCCTTGGTGAGAAGGGAATGTGTAGAGAGAGGGCTtttggcacagtgcctgggaaGGGTAAGGTGAACAAGGAAAAGATCTTCCACAGCCTCCTACcaatcccacccacccccttcaGAGGGCAGGAGATTCAGTGGCCTGCAGCAGCCTTTGGTTTGGCAGGTAATGGATATGGTGAAGAGAACCTTCTCTTCAGGAGTTGAGCTACTCAGGGCAGACTACAGATAGACTATCTTGTGAAAGAGTCTGTTGCTTAAGACCACTAAGGAGAAGAGGCACAACTGGAAAAGGTATATGCTTTGCCAGGGGTCTTTGCTTCATTGGCACTGATGATTAAAGGAAAGAAGGTAAGAAGAGGTAGCTACTGATAATGTATGAGGACTGCATTGCTgtgagaaaagccaaggacaaaccaaatccaaagtaGTAAGGCCAgttcctttatatattttcaaCTGCTGGTGTGTTTCAATTCCTTTGGACCAGCGATCTTCAGAGCagttaagagagaagagaaggaacatATGCAAGAGACTAACCAGCTGACTAACAAGGTGGATGGGAAAGAGACTCATAAATATCCTCTGGATGAGGAAAATAGCCTGTAGCAAAAAGTTGAAGAGCATGTCAGCAGTTATTTTGCTGACACTAGGGAATGGGTTAGGCTTCCTCCCTGATACTTCAAGTGCCAGATCAACTATATCTTGAAACCAAATGGCATTGACAACTTTGCTGAGCACAAATTAGGGGAGCTCCCAGAAAGCACTGAAAATTGATGTAAGAAAGAATTCCAGCCACAACCAAACATCTCCATATAGCAATGGATCACCAATAATTTGTGCTTTTACTGACTGAAGCACAGGAATAAATACTTGATAAAATAAGAGGAGACCAAACCAGAATACTCTGCCATTCTAAGCATAGCACCAGAAATTCTACTAATAATATGTGATTCACTCTTCTGTTTCTGTTCTATGCTCTGGGCTCTTCACTGTGCCAAGACACTACTTGCTCTTCGCTGCCGCTACTCCTCTTTTTTGCTGGATTTGAGTATCTACTttagtatgctggtttgaatgtattatgtcccccaaacgccattatctttgatgtaatcttgtgtgggcagacctatcagtgttaattagattgtaattctttgagtgtttccatgaaatatgccccacccaactgtgggtgataactctgatgaaatattcccatggaggcgtggctgcacccattcagggtgggccttaatcactggagccatataaatgaactggcaaagagagggaactcagtgccgctgagagtgacattctgaagaggagctatagccaagaggacactctgaagaatacccagaagctgagagaggaactgcagtttgaagacggctgttgaaagcagacccttgctccagagaagagagagaggacaaataccccaagtgcaactaagagtgatatttttgaggaactgcagcctagagaggaacgtcctgcgagaaaaccattttgaaaccagaactttggagcagatgccagccacgtgccttctcagctaacagaggttttctggatgccgttggccatcctccagtgaaagtacctgattgctgatgtgttaccttggacactttatggccttaagacctcaactgtgtaaccaaataaacccccttttataaaagccaatccacttctggtgttttgcatgctggcagcattagcaaactagaacacagagatGGTACAAATACCCCAGGTGGAGTCTTTGTCAGACATCTCTTCACCACCCAAACTACCAACTAcacagaggagagagaagcaCCCCAAAATCTCCCATCAGGAAGGACCTTAATGAGCAACAAAACTGTATAGCTGGAACTAATGCTGGAAACAGCCATGAAACTAGGCTTTACTTCCACAGAATGAAGTTGTTCTAATATCATTTGAAGCCTAAGAAGAGGAGGATTCTTCCTTTTAAagttgaggaggaggagggaatgaAGCATTTGGAAGACTCTGTGTACAGGTTTTTGATGAgcataaatttgcatttctctgggataaatgctcaGGAGTGCAATTCCTGAATCATATGGTTGTTTAGTTCTCAAGacactaccaaactgttttccagggaaactgtgccattttacattcctaccagccaTATCTGAGTGATctagtttctctacatcctcagcAACATTGGATACTtaccccccccaccttttttttcaattttagccattctgataggtatgAAGTGGTTTCATTgtggctttattttacatttccctaatgactaatgatgttgaacaacattttatgtatttatttgccatttgtgtatccttgtaggtcttttgcccattttctgattggatttgatttttttactgttgagttgcttttttttgaaatacagttttattgagatatgttcacacaccctacagtcatccacagtgtagtcAGTTatccacagcaccatcatacagttgtgcgttcatcaccagaatcaatttttgaatcgtttccttactccaaaataaaaataaaagcaaaaaagagcacccaaaactttccatctccTTCATCTCACcctattcatctaatttttgtccccatttttccactcatctgtccacacatgGATAAAGGGAGCGCGAGCCacgaagttttcacaatcacacagtcacactgtgcaagctacatagttatacaactgtcttcaagaatcaaggttactgggttacagttcagcaccttcaggtatttccctctagccattccaacacactaaaaactaaaacattgtatctatgtagtgcataagaataccctccagagtgacctcttgactatttgaaatctcccagccactggaaccttactttgtttcatctctcttcccccttctggtcaaagattttctcagtcccacagtgctgggttcaggctcatacccaggagtcatttcctacGTTGCCAGGGGGCTTCACACCCCTGGATGTCAtgagaggggagggtagtgagttcacctgccaagtgggcttggTGGGGGgagcacatctgagcaacaaagaggctctcttgggtgcaattttaagtaggcttagcctctcctttgcatcaacAAGCCTCACAAGAGAAACCCCAGATTTTGAGGGCtcggcccaccaaattggcagtcctcaatgtgtGCGAGAAAATCAAcagtaacccaggtggggaagtccagcatTTCCGCATTTCTTCCCAGTTCCTTAGGGGGCCCTgcaatacacttttactctctgtctgtatcactctgggatgtattgggatttcaccccaacctgtacaaactcatcaaatcccatttcccattcaaagctccatgcacctatagTGTTCAAGTAAAttgattgtacaagttaaattatctagtgtgctacagaaaatatagatcctgcaccaaataaacatctcctcccttggtctcacacaaaagttgtagttttaaaacccagtcagtatcatcctttaccctttggcctgatttgccttagtcctaaccagatccacttcattcatatctctaattgaagtctgaactctttttcagctctttcaacaattacttttgagttttgagagtttttcatatattctagatactagtcctttgttggatatatggtttgcaaatattttctcccagtctgtagcttgtcttttcatgcTCTTAACAGGTCTTTCCCagagtaaaagttttaaatttgataaagaaaatttaccagttttccttttgttcatgATTTTGGTGTTGAGTCTAATAACTCTTTAACTAGTCATAGATcctaaagattttcttctatgttcttttcctaaaagttttacattttatgtttaaggctatgatccattttgtataagatgtgagtcttaggttgaggttcatttttttgctTATGGATGTCCATTTGTTCTGACATCATTTTATGAGAAGGCTATGCTTCCTCCATTAAAATTGCTTTtgtatctttgtcaaaaatcaggtgGTCATgtttgtgtggatctatttctgggttctctgttcCATTCCATCCCTCCACCAATatcacagtcttgattactgtgaGTAGCTGTATAAGAAATATTGAAATTGGTAAACTGATTcttcccactttattctttttttcaaatttggttTAGCTATTCTTGTCTtctgcctttccatataaattctaGAATAATCCTGTCTCTGTCTACAAAAAgtcttgctggaattttgataagaaTCAAAGGAGACTTAACAAGAtctgcttttccatttatttagatcttttttatttctttcaccagcattttgtagttttcaacatATAAaccttcatgtgtttcttttttaaccacactattatttttgtttttttttaattagagaagttgtaggtttacagaaaaatcatgcatcaaaTATGGAGTTCACATATACCAcgctattattaattccttgcattagtatggtacgtttgttacagttcatgaaagaacatttttatgatttatAGCCATGGTTTATGTTAGGGTCAGTGTTTGTGTTGTACTGTCCTgtggggtttgttttgtttttgtttttttatttttattgtagtaacatatacaacctaaaatttccctttttaaccacattcaaatataattcagtgctgttaattatgttcacaatcgcacgttttgttagatttacacctaagttttttgtttttttttttttagcagttggtCAGCACTTGTTTTTAAGGACTGTCTGCTTCATAGGTTCTCAGTGGGACTCGAGTACACTATAGCTGTAACTATCAAGTTTTGATTTCTTCATGTTCTCTTCTCATTTTGTTTGGTGCTTACAATGGTTAGGAATTTGTAAAAATGATCCTCTGAAGTTCATTTCAATTAATCTCATCTGTtctttttctctgccttttaatagtgTTGTTTATCCCTAGGAATTTGCAAGGGGTGAGGTGATCCAGCTCTTTAGAACTCTCCAGTTGAGCAGATCTTTGTGCCCTGAAGAGCACCTCCCTAAACATTTGATTCTGTTGTCTTTATTCCAGGAGTGGTGGTTCCTTCCAAGACCAAAATTGtgtgccatttttctactcttgtGTTAACTTGTGGGCAGCCACACACCCTTCAAATAGTTCCCCGAGATGAGTATGACAACCCCACCAACAATTCCATGTCCTTGAGAGATGAGCACAATTACAGTTTGTCCATTCATGAGGTAAGCAGACACCTTCTTTCTTTGTGTGTTAGGGAGAAGGGACTCCTTTCTCTGTCATTCTCACTTGGTCTAATTCACTcctatctcttttctttttctacctgATTTCTGGGCCATAACTTTTTCATCTAAAAATACCTGTCTCATTAGTAGTTGTGAGACTTGTGATATATCATAGATAGGAAAGTTCTTCGTAAAGGGTAAATTGCCTTGCAAACGGAAAACTATATATGTTAAGTGATGCTGTGTTCTCCTACAGCTTGGTGCTCAAGAAGAAGAAAGCTCTAATGTCTCATTTGAGAAGTCAGTGACCTCCAACAGGCAGACTTGCCAGGTGTTCTTGCGACTCACCCTACATTCTTGTGGCTGCTTCCATGCCTGCATTTCATACCAAAATCAGCCAATCAGTAATGGTGAATTTGACATTATCGTTCTGAGTGGTGAGTTGAAAGAAAAGCTCTGATTTGGCTATATTCCCAGGAAACTTGTTCTTTGCATGTTTGTACCCTTCTGACTGACTTCATAGACATTTGATATTTGAGCCAAATTGGCCTAGAATCCTGTGTATTAAAGGGCTAGCAACAGGTAAATTTCCCCCTTCAACTCCTACCTTAAACTTTATTCCTTGTTATCTTTCAGAGAATGAGAAGAATATTGTTGAACGCAATGTGTCCACTTCAGGGGTGAGCATTTACTTTGAGGCTTATCTTTATAATGCCACCAACTGTACCAGCACACTTCCATCCACGCACCTGAGCTCTTCCCAGCGTCGGCCCTCCACTGCCGTTGAAGAGGAAGATGAAGATTCCCCCTCTGAGTGCCCCACCCCTGAGAAGGTGAAGAAACCAAAGAAAGTGTACTGCTACGTGTCACCAAAGGTTGGAACTTCCATTCTCGCCTCAGAATCCCCTGCCTGTGCCTGCATGTAATTGCTATTCGTTAACAGAAAACATGAGGTAGCAGTCTGAAAATCAGGGCAAGATCATTGACTTATAGGCTTTCTAGGATACTAAGAGGCTCCTTAAAGTTGAGCAAAAAATTGTGCTATTTCTTTTATGAATGTTTGGTTTGGACTAGATTAAATCTCTGTCTAGAGATTCCGTGTCCATTGGTGCTTTACTTCACCTCTGGCATTCTGCTCCTTGATTGCTTCTGGGAAAATGTTTCAAGGCATGACTCTTAGAACTTTAAAGGAAATGACTTTtaaccactaaaactttctcactAGTATTATAAAAATCACTGTTTGTCCGTTGTGCTATATTGGAACAATTTGATCTTTCATTCCATAATTTGTGAATCATCTATAAATGAGTATCACTATCAGGATAGAGAAGTGGAATAGAGAGATTCTGGCAGAGACAAGAAGGTGAAGTTCCCAAGGCCCCTGAGCTAAGAGGCTCTTTGTGTtaggcattttctttttaatatttgtattttgcttattcattcagcCCTCATAAAAATGAAACTGTCCAAACATCCCATTTTATCTCTTTAATCTTGTAACCAAAATTGATTTCTAATTCTGTTCTACTTCAGAACACTTTGCTGTgtaccaaatattttaaaatctgactTTAATTTGGGTTGTGGGGAGTAGTGATGAGGGGAATGGGCAAGGATATAGAAGAAACAAGATGGGCCATgaattgataattgttgaagctggtgTTGGGTTctatttttgtttcctaggctactcaagcaaattTCATGTAAAGGGTtcgcttaaacaatggtaattgaatggctcacggttttgaggttaggaaaaaagtccaaatcaaggcatcatcaaggcaatactttgtcgccgtggcattctggggctggctgctggagatccttggtcctaAGCCCTATAACATAGCAGtgtacatggtggcctctcctggtctcgcgcttttcttctggtttccactgatgttcagcttctggcagcTCCCTCTgaagctttctctctctgtctgaatttcattccacttctaaagacccatcctgattgaggtgggacacaccttaactgaatttttacctcatcaaaaggtccttcttacaatgggttcacacccacaggaatgggttaagtttaagaaaatgtttttctgggttacatatagctccaaaccaccacaggttctttatactgttttttctttttttagtatgtgtttgaaattttctatactgaacagttacaaaaagagaaaagaaaaaatgtcacaagctttttttgattaattttaaaaaattattgcattggtttttcatcttttataagTGAAATAAAGAGACCCCTCTTTATTCTCATATAAGGAATTTTTATAAACTTCTTTTTGCGTGAGTACCCTGTATCTCCCACCCTTGCTGGTAAATCCTTGGTAACATTAAAATAAGAACAACCAGTTGATATGGGCCACTCGTGATCCCTGTCTATTGACTTAGAGGAAGTCAATCAGAATAGCACCAGGCTGAGCAGAAGTAGATTTGATTGTTTGCAGGTGATACCTTCTCTGCTCATAAAGTGAAAACCTGGCCTCAGATATTTGGAAATTGTAGTAAGACTTGAGTATTAAGATTATAAAATGTGTCTCTGTGAAATTGCATCATCAGAGTAAAGTTTTTAATATGTCTCTTTTGCATATAGTTGATGTGTTTATTTGATTTTAGTACTGATCAAATGATCTTCTTTGTCCATGGGGGTAATGTAGGTAAGTACTTTGATATTTGGATTACAGTGCCCAAATAGAGCCGTTTTATTAattattcactttattttctaTATGTTTGTCCTCCAGCAATTCTCAGTGAAGGAGTTCTACCTGAAAATCATTCCCTGGCGCCTTTACACCTTCCGAGTGTGTCCAGGAACAAAAGTAAGTTCAGTCTTACCTTTGATTTGTTCTAAGCAGGCTTCAACTCTCTGAAACCTCTcagcctttttttccccctttcttcctaGAACAGCTTTTGTTTCTGGAAGTTCTTTTCACTGTACACACAGGATTCACTGCCAAATAAAGAAAGGGTTGTTATTTCCTCAATAAATGGCATGAAGAATATATAAATTCTAGAAGGATATGTGCCTGCAGAAACAGAAATTATTAGGAACTCAGAATACTTCAACGGTTATCTTTTGCCCCAATggcattttcatatatataaaaatacatattttttaaaaactttcctaGGTTTTTAGGATCTAAACTTTTGCCCAAAGTCTTGAAtgtatcattttataaaaatcactTTCCTCTGGTCAGTTTACCCAACCTTTTTAGGTGGTTGTTACTTGCTATTTTATGTCTTCTTAGTTTTTTACCCTTTTTATACTTTATGTTGGATGGTCTGCAGTGTTGCTTGTGGTAAAAACTTTCTcattttgccagggctgctataacaaataccacagactagttggcttaaacaacaggaatttattgtctcacagttttggagactggaagtccaaaatcaaggtgtcagcagaatccggctttctctgaagtctgtatcATTCTGATGGTGGCTTGCCCGTggtccataactcagtctctgcctctgtcacatggtgatctgtctcctgtctcttcctcacTCCTCctgctgtgtccaaatttcctctgcttctaagaactccagtcatattggattaaggcccactccgATTCAGTGCAGCCttatcttaataggatcttctaaggtcctttttacaaataagttcatatCCACTGGACCagaagttaggacttgaacatgtcatgGGACATGccagggacatgattcaatctgtaACACTAACTAAAGGCAGTCTCTGCAacccaaataatttaaaataaaatttgaattgtAGAGCACTGAGGTGAAAAATAAGGGCATGTGCGCCCGGTAAAGACCAGCTCGGAGAAAGAAGCTTAACGTGTTTTTAGTTATTGGTACAGAAGGGTAGGGTTGTGGAAGGTTTTTGCTGGGATTGAGGGTTTTATAgattgccttcttttttttctctctgctagTTTTCGTACCTTGGCCCCGACCCTGTCCATAAGCTCCTTACACTGGTAGTAGATGATGGTATTCAGCCTCCCGTGGAGCTCAGCTGTAAGGAGAGGAACATTTTAGCGGCCACTTTTATCCGCTCCCTCCATAAGAACATAGGTAAGGTTGAACAGGGATTCTGATATGGAAAGCAGGGATTGCACCTACTCTGGATGCATGGGAGTGTAGAGGTTGAGACTCCACAGATGCCTCACAATGAGCTGTAATTATGATGGGTGTTGCTGTTCCTCAGGAGGCTCTGAGACCTTTCAGGACAAGGTGAACTTTTTCCAGCGAGAACTTCGGCAGGTATATATGAAAAGACCACATTCCAAAGTCACCCTGAAGGTCAGCAGACATGCCTTGTTAGAATCGGTATGTAAAGTTTCATCTCTGTCAGCCTTGCCAAAGTTTTCCAACTAAGAACCTCTTCAGCATTTGGTTATATTCTTCAgcttatcttttttaaaaaacctaaatttctctttaaatatatttataaaaagctTTTCCTCTATTTGTTTGATTATACTAAGTTTGCAATTTGTTGGAGGTAGGTTACAAGTGGAGAGACTAGTTGACACAGTGACTTTAAAATCTGTTCCTGAGGAATTTCATGGAACTCTTATGtagggcagaaataaatatttgttacagAAGAAAGTTCTTGTTAACAAGTCCCTGCAATAGAAGAGTTCCATTTGGATTAAAGGAAATGATTTTTGTTGTCACTCTAGTCTGAGGGAAGAGGAACACCTGATGTGTGTCTGTCTCCACTGCACAGACACTGGTCTAGTTCATACATTCCCTAAGAATGAGAAGGCTTGGTCCTTGTCCAGAAAGTGTGTGTGATGTTTGGCTCTGGTAGGTGTGACTGGAAACCCCTTTCGCTCAGCCACAGTCTCCATGTGGCATGGTTCCCTGTCTGAACCTAGCCTGGCGGATAAAGATGTCTAGTGGATAGACTGTACTTTACTAAAAACAAGACTCCCTGGTTCTCATGCTGACAGATTATTGACAATTAATTTTTACTTCTTGTATTTTGCaagtttcctcattcataaaatggggattgtaaaaaaaaaatagcttcaaCTGTATGTTTCTTCTGGATATCTAAGATGGTATTAAGAGCTAAGATGGTATTATAAATCTAAGAAGGTATTAATAaagtttatttctgtttaatataTTTCTTCCAAGTACTAGTGGTTAGTTAGAAAACAGCAACACTCTTGTGTTTTTGTCTTTAACACCCAAGAGATGCTAGTGTTCTGATGGTTTCCTTCCCTTTCACTGCTTTCCAGTCTCTGAAAGCCACTCGGAATTTCTCCATCTCAGATTGGAGCAAGAACTTTGAAGTGGTTTTCCAGGATGAAGAAGGTCAATTTTGAAATTTcatgtttatcttttttaattctcCTTTTCCACTCACCTGTTGCCTTTTCATCAAACACAAAGAGACACACACCAATTATTTTTCCAAGGGAAAAAGAGACCATGAGTCAAGGAAAAAAAGGATAGTTTTTACCAGCCAGGTGACTTTGTGGAGCTTGTAGAGCACAGACAtacagggacttggaaggagagCTCTTAGAACCAAAAGGACACGTTAACTTTTGTACAACCAAGAGGAATGTCCATTTCCAGGGATCTCCATTCTCCTGTGTTTCCGCACTAGGGGGCATAGCTTAATGATTAGAATACCTTTAGTCCTACAGAAAGGGATGGGATTTCAAAAAAGTATATTTCAGTTGAGTTGGGATGGAGGAATAGGGAGAGTGTGAAATGATGGATAAATGAACAGAAGTGATAAGAGGAACATAAACCAGAGTCAGTTTTTAtctttattgtacttttcagctctGGACTGGGGAGGGCCTCGCCGGGAATGGTTTGAGCTAATCTGCAAGGCACTATTTGATACCACCAATCAGCTCTTCACCCGATTCAGTGACAACAACCAAGCATTAGTGAGTCTGTGACTTTCCCATGGGTGGGGTGGGAAATGGGGATTGTGTTATAAAGAATATAATAACAAGAGTTTGAAGTTATGATACTGTCCTGGAAGTTTGATAACCTATGTCCCATTCTTAACGTTGATACATACGATCAGGTTTCTTCCCGCCTCTTTGCCTTCATTATTTCAGATGAATAGTATTTGACTGAAAAGCATTGTAATGCACTGTCTGCTCTGCTAATTGTTACATAAGCCACTTTATCAAAATATACTAGAAGCAATTGTTTTCTGGACTAGATCTTTGAATAAGGAGGGTATCAGGAGTAGAGAAGTAGGCTTTGGCTGAGAGAAGCTCTTGTTTAAAGAAAAGGCATCACATCATCCACTGATTTTAGCTTCCATACTCAACCAGGGACAACATATGAATTTCAGCTCTAAACTTTAATATATAAGAATCTTCAACTTATGTAAGTCCATCTTTGCCTTTTATCTTCCAACCACTTTGGATTACTCAATGGTGGTTACCAAAAGACTAATGCCATTTGGATGGGCTCTTTGACTTGCACATTGAAGTCCTTGCTTTTTTGAGGTGGAGCTAGGGAATAAGGGTTGGGCTTGAAGAAAAATAGCCCAGGGCCTTTCTATCTCCCTCTTTGACAGGTACATCCCAACCCTAATCGCCCTGCTCATCTGCGGTTGAAGGTTTATGAGTTTGCAGGGCGGCTAGTGGGCAAGTGTCTCTATGAGTCATCTCTAGGAGGAGCCTACAAGCAGTTGGTCCGAGCTCGCTTTACCCGTTCTTTTCTGGCCCAAATCATAGGACTACGTGTGCATTACAAGGTAACATTTTAGGTATTCATTTTCTACTGAGGCCATTAATTCTAGAATCTCTCCACCCTGAGCTTATTATTCTTAAGGATGGAGGAATAAATGGTTATAAGCAGTTACTAATTTTATTTCTGAGCAAGAGCATTTATGTTCTGTTCTGTGTCTTTCTATCACCTCAGTACTTTGAAACAGATGACCCAGAATTCTACAAATCTAAAGTTTGTTTCATCCTCAACAATGACATGAGTGAGATGGAGCTGGTCTTTGCAGAAGAGAAATATAACAAATCAGGTCAACTGGATAAGGTGAGAAAGAGGACTAAAGCCTGTGTGTCTCATGTTCCCAGTGTCCACTAGGGCAATGCTGTCTGATaaaactttctgcagtgatggaacTGTTCTCTATTTGTGCTGTCTGCTGAGCACCTGAGATATGGCTAGCATGGCCAAATAActggatttttcattttatttgattttaagtttagataaccacatgtggctagtggcttccATATTGAACAACATATCTTGAGGGCGATTGCGTCCCACACTTTATGATCTTGGCCCTTTTGAGTGGAGCAAAAGACACAGGTGCCCATCTGTCCCACTCTGTCCCACTTTCCAGTAGAAAAAGAACTTTTTGATATCAATAAAGTGTCACTGTACAAGCAGATTAAGAAGGGACGGTAGTGTGTATAACAACGTTAACAGTGGGGATGCAAATGATTTCTGTTTGAGCATAATGTCTATATCTCTTAAAACCTGTTATTAGAAAATTATTGGCCAAAAGTGTTGCTGATGCAAATGTGGTTCTGTTTAAATTGTGGGGTTAAACAATATCAAATGATAATGATGAAATTAAAGCTGCAGTAAT
The Choloepus didactylus isolate mChoDid1 chromosome 4, mChoDid1.pri, whole genome shotgun sequence DNA segment above includes these coding regions:
- the AREL1 gene encoding apoptosis-resistant E3 ubiquitin protein ligase 1 isoform X2 translates to MFYVIGGITVSVVAFFFTIKFLFELAARVVSFLQNEDRERRGDRTIYDYVRGNYLDPRSCKVSWDWKDPYELFYKNGQPFPALRPVGLRVHISHVELAVEIPVTQEVLQEPNSNVVKVAFTVRRAGRYEITVKLGGLNVAYSPYYKIFQPGVVVPSKTKIVCHFSTLVLTCGQPHTLQIVPRDEYDNPTNNSMSLRDEHNYSLSIHELGAQEEESSNVSFEKSVTSNRQTCQVFLRLTLHSCGCFHACISYQNQPISNGEFDIIVLSENEKNIVERNVSTSGVSIYFEAYLYNATNCTSTLPSTHLSSSQRRPSTAVEEEDEDSPSECPTPEKVKKPKKVYCYVSPKQFSVKEFYLKIIPWRLYTFRVCPGTKFSYLGPDPVHKLLTLVVDDGIQPPVELSCKERNILAATFIRSLHKNIGGSETFQDKVNFFQRELRQVYMKRPHSKVTLKVSRHALLESSLKATRNFSISDWSKNFEVVFQDEEALDWGGPRREWFELICKALFDTTNQLFTRFSDNNQALVHPNPNRPAHLRLKVYEFAGRLVGKCLYESSLGGAYKQLVRARFTRSFLAQIIGLRVHYKYFETDDPEFYKSKVCFILNNDMSEMELVFAEEKYNKSGQLDKVVELMTGGAQIPVTNANKIFYLNLLAQYRLASQVKEEVEHFLKGLNELVPENLLAIFDENELELLMCGTGDISVSDFKAHAVVVGGSWHFREKVMRWFWTVVSSLTQEELARLLQFTTGSSQLPPGGFAALCPSFQIIAAPTHGTLPTAHTCFNQLCLPTYDSYEEVHRMLQLAISEGCEGFGML